From the genome of Longimicrobiaceae bacterium:
CCATGACCGGTGGGAGCTTCCGCAGCGCGGCCACCTCGGCGGGGCCGGGGCGGCGGCCTGCCTCCAGGCCCGCGAGGAGGTCCAGGGCGTAGCGGTCGCAGAGGCGGCGCAGGGGGGCGGTGACGTGGGCGTACGGCATCGCCAGCGCGGCGTGCTCCGGCGCGTCCGGGAGCTCCCCGTCGAAGGCGAGGTAGTCCGCGCCGCGGTTCAGGCGGCGCGCCTGCCACACCAGGGCGGCCACGTGCGGGCGTCCCACGTCCAGGGAGCGCATGAACTCCGCGTAGGTGGCTTCCTTCGGCCAGTCGAAGCCCAGCGCCCGCGCGGCCACGTGGAAGCGCTGCACCTCCTCCGGCTCCGCGGGCGGCATGACGCGGAGGATCCCGGTCCGCGCCTCCAGCATCCGCCGCGCGGCCACGTGCCCGGTCAGGAGCGAGACCTGCTCGTTCCACCGCTCGGAGGGGCGCGGCACCTCGTACTCCAGCGCGTACCCCAGCCGGGTGGCGGCGTCCTGCTGCACGTGCTGGGCGACGATGGGGAGCGAGGTGCCGCCCCGCTCCGCCTCGCGCTCCCGCCTGCGCTCCCCGAACTCGCGCAGGAGCAGGAGAGACTCGCTCCAGGGCTCGCCCCGACTCCCGCCTCCTTCCCCTTCCGCGTGCGCCTGGGCGTCCGCGTAGGTGAGCTGCGCCCGGGAGAGCACGCGCGCCCGCTCTACGCGCACCTCCACGGGCTCGGCGCGGGCATCGGTCCGGATGGTGAAGACGACGGCGGGACGGACCCCGTCCGGGAGGAGGCTGGCGGCCTCCTCGCCGAGCACGGGCGGGTAGAGCGGCACCCTCCGGTCCGGGGCGTAGAAGGTCACCCCGCGGCGCCACGCCTCGCGCTCCACGGCGCCGCCGCGGTCCACCCAGAAGCCCACGTTGGCGATGGCGTAGCGCAGGCGCAGCCCTTCCCCGGCGCGCTCCAGGTGCAGCGCCTGGTCCAGGTCGCGGCTCCCCGGCGGGTCGATGGTGACGAAGGGGACGCCGGTCAGGTCGGCGTAGCCCGGGGCGGCGGAGGGGTCCCGCTCGCGCGCGGCACGCTCCGCCTCCGCCAGCGCCTCGGGCGGGAACTCCGTGCGCACCTCCAGCTCCTCCCGCGCCCGATCGAAGGCGCGTTCGATGCGCCGCCGGTCAGCGGGCATGCGCGCTCAACAGGTTCAAATCCGCCATCCCTTGACACTCCTTTAACTTGTGGGTATCATCCGCGACAAATGTTTCACGACATGGTGCGCGAGCACGCCGGGCACGGTGCCCGGACCCGCCACGTCCCACCTCCGAGAAGGTGCCCACCCACAGAAAGCCCCTGCACCGCCCGTTCCACCACTTCCACGCTTCTCCAAACAACCCGTAGGAAAACCCATGTCATCCCGTTCCTTCCGTTCCCGGCTCCCGCTTTCCGCCGGGATGATCCTCGTGCTCGCCGCCTGCGGCGACGCCACCCTTCCGGGCGACCGCTCCGAGCCCGGCCTGCGGGTCCCCGGCGGGGCCCCGTTCTCGGCGGCCCTGATGCTCCAGGACCCGGCCATCGACCCCAACGACACCTACGTGGTGTCCGACGCGACGCTCCGCTACACCACCTACGTGGAGACGGCGGTGCCGGTCACCGATCCCGTGACGGGCCAGAGCACCCACCAGCTCGTCCTTACCGCGCCGGAGGAGACCGTGCGCCTGGAAGCGGGCTACGACGTGTACGACCGCGCCATCTTCAACACCTACGAGCTCAGCTCCACGCCCGATCCCATCACGGACCTGGCGGACGAGGCGCGCACCATCAAGGCGCTGGGGGCGCAGCACAACATCCACGACGGAAACGGCTAC
Proteins encoded in this window:
- a CDS encoding RNB domain-containing ribonuclease, with translation MPADRRRIERAFDRAREELEVRTEFPPEALAEAERAARERDPSAAPGYADLTGVPFVTIDPPGSRDLDQALHLERAGEGLRLRYAIANVGFWVDRGGAVEREAWRRGVTFYAPDRRVPLYPPVLGEEAASLLPDGVRPAVVFTIRTDARAEPVEVRVERARVLSRAQLTYADAQAHAEGEGGGSRGEPWSESLLLLREFGERRREREAERGGTSLPIVAQHVQQDAATRLGYALEYEVPRPSERWNEQVSLLTGHVAARRMLEARTGILRVMPPAEPEEVQRFHVAARALGFDWPKEATYAEFMRSLDVGRPHVAALVWQARRLNRGADYLAFDGELPDAPEHAALAMPYAHVTAPLRRLCDRYALDLLAGLEAGRRPGPAEVAALRKLPPVMDGAQARAGRLERRAVDIAEAWTLRGCEGRTYPAVVLGFRGAAVEVQVEEPPVRALAAREGGEPRLEPGEHVTVRLAEADVEDGEVRFQVPA